The Cylindrospermum stagnale PCC 7417 genome segment ATTTGCCTAAAATAAAGATAAAGTAGCCCGTGGCTAGTAGTAAAAATAAACTGACCACGGACAACTGACAATTGATGGTTCTAAGATTTGTTGGAGTGAGCCAGCAAAAGCTGGCACTTATTTAACCGTGCTCGGCTCTAAATGCTCAATCTTAGTTCCCAGTACTTTGAGGAATTCTGCCAGCCAACGGGGATGAGCAGGCCAAGCTGGTGCTGTCACCAAGTTCCTCATCGACTGGAATATTTACGTAGACACCCCTGCACTATTTACATCATAACTACAAGCTGGGTAAGCAGTACACTTTTTACCTTGGAGAACATCAGCAGCCAACAATTGCAAACCGTGGCAAAAAGCAGCAATAGGTTGATTTGCTTGAGCAAAGTTGTGGGTAATTTATAGCACCCGTTGATTCAGCCGGAGATATTCTGGTGCCCGTTCTCCGGGAACGACTAAAGAATCATAAGTTTCGGCAAAATAAAATATGTAGTGATAAATTACACGTTGTTAAAAAGTATTTAGATCCACTTCTTTAACAACTGACAACTGATAACTAAAAAATTACAGTAAATTAAATTCCGCTATTGCTTTAGGAAAATTCCGGTTTTCATGTTCTGAACGGCTGAGTTTAATCAGGGCAAATCTTTGTAATGGTGTTAAAGTTGCCCACTGTTCAGTTGTGAGGGTGACACCTATTTCTTGCGCTTTCTCTTGGAGGCTATCTGGCAGATTTCTAGAGTCCATCCATGTAGGGTAAGGCTCAATGGGTAATTTTGCAGGTGTTGTACCTGTGCGTTCTAAAATTAGCTGCTGGAGATAGTTTTGGTAAGCTTGAATGTCTGTTTCTGTGTTGCAGGGTAATTCTAATAAAGCTTGGCGTTCATCTTGAGTCATTTGATTCCAATCAGACAATTTAAGCTTGATACCAGAGGTATCTAGTTTGTAGCGTACCTGCATGGGAATGCAACGTAGGGAATCAACAAAGTCTGCTTCAAATTCAAAGAAATCTGCCATAATAATTGATTCAGAACTTAAATTTAGATAATCTGTAATTCAAGAATACACTGATTCAACGACTATGATTGGAATTACTGGAACGAATTATCAAATAACTAATTGAGAGAGCAAGAATAGCAATTCCTAAACCAATGATATCAATGCCTGTTACCTTTTCTAGGTCTAAAATAATAATTTTTCTGGCGATGGCAATCAAAGAAGTAACAATCACTAATTCAACCTGAAAAACATGCTTTCTCAGATAAGCTGTGATGTTTTCTAAAATTTCTAAAGCAATTAAAATATTTAAAAATAAACCAAATATTTTAAATAAGGTAGAGTTGAATTTTCCGTAAGGTGCGGTAAATAACTCTTTAATTAGAAAGACTCCTAAATCGCCGATTGCTGCCAAAATTACCAGCACCATCAAAACAGATAGAATTTTAGAAACTATCACTTCTATGTTTTCGATGAAGTGCATAAAGTTTTCATCGCTGGTAGCTGCGATGATTCGCTTGAGTAATTTCTTCATTTGCCGCACCCATTTTCAAGTAAAAAGCCAAAACCCTATAGATCAAACTAAAGGATTTTAAAATAATACCTTACTGATGCGTTACGTATGAACCGTAATTTTTTAGGTTTTTTTCTGATCTTGTACAGCTAAAGCTAAGGGGATAAAAACTACTTTTAACTCAGGTCGTTGCTTTTTGGTAACGGTTAATAGCCAATAGTTGAGGTGTGATTGATGTTGTATTTGCCTAAGTTAAGAATCAGAAAAATCAATGATAACTATTGACTATAGATTATTGATTAAATTACCAACTTCTGATTGAGGGATCTACCTAGAAGCTTACCATTGGGAGGACTGGAGTTGATAGTTTTTGATTGTAACTTCTACAGAAACTGGTACTAGCTGAACGGCACAGGCTTTTAATTCTGGTTGCAGTGAATCGGGGCAGGATTCTGAATGGGTGAGGGTATTGGCTTCGGCATCGGTTGCCCACAGGGCGCCCCAATGCATGGGGACAAATACTGTACCTGGGGCGATCGCTTTTGTGACCTTTGCGGGAAACTTAGTTTTACCCCGACGCGATCGCACTTCCACCCAATCGCGATCATTAATTTTCAACGCCGCAGCATCACGGGGATGGATTTCGATAAATGGTTGGGGGTGCATTTGGCGAATTTTTTCAATGTGTCCGGTGCGTGTTTGGGTGTGCCAGTGTCCATAAAGTCGCCCAGTAGTTAAAACAAAAGGATAATCAGGATCGGGCGGTTCTGCCAACCCCCGCGAGTGGTATGCTGCAAACCGAGCGCGTCCATCAGGGGTATGAAAGCGTAAATCAGTGTAGAGACGTTTGGCGTTTGGCGTTTTCAGAGTCAGATTTTCTGCTTCTGATTCAAAACTCAAAAGTCCTGTTTCCGAATCGATAAATATTGGTTTTGCTTTTTTGATTGGGTGAGGCCATTGAGTCGGCCCTTGTGTTTGCAATTGCTCATGACTAACACCTGACATATCACAGGGGCGATCGCTAGTCAGTTTAACAAACTCAGCGTAAACCTCAGCCGAGTTAGCAAAAGCAAACTCTTTCACAAACCCTAATCGACGTCCAACTTCCGCAAAAATTTCCCAATCGGCCTTTGCTTCTCTTGGTGGTTCACGGAATGCAGAACACAAAGTCACCATCCGCTCAGAATTGGTCATCACGCCAGTTTTTTCACCCCATTGAGCAGCGGGTAACAAAACGTGAGCAAAAGCGGCTGTTTCTGTTGGGTAATAAGCATCTTGGTAGATGGTAAAAGGCGACTTTAACAACGCCTTCTTCGTCCGCTCCAAATCTGGCATACTTACCGCTGGATTAGTCGCAGCAATCCACAGCAACCCCACAGCGCCATCTTCCAAACCAGTAATCATGTCCCAAGCAGTCAAACCGGGATTGGGTGAAATTTGCCCCCGCTTCAATCCCCAAAAATCTTCAACTTCGGCGCGATGTTGGGCATTTTTGACTAAGCGATAACCGGGTAACAAGTGGGATAAACCCCCGGCTTCCCGTCCTCCCATCGCATTCGGCTGACCAGTGAGAGAGAAAGGCCCAGCACCTGGTTTACCAATTTGTCCGGTCATCAGATGCAGGTTAATGATGGTTCTCACCTTAGCCGTACCTTCTGAAGATTGATTCACACCCATTGACCACAGAGACAGCACCCGTCCAGATTTACCCCAATAGTGAGCGGCTGTTTCTAAATCTTCAATACTGATTCCACATCGATTTGCTACCACATCAGGAGAATAGTGGCGAATCACTTCCGCATAAGCAGAAAAATTGCTGGTGCAGTCCTCCATAAACGCAGGATCAATGTAGTTCCAGCGCATCAATAAATGAGCGATCCCATTCAACAAGTCAATATCTGTACCGGGACGAATAGCTAAATGCAAATCAGCCGCTTCTGCTGTGGGGGTGCGACGGGGATCAA includes the following:
- a CDS encoding molybdopterin oxidoreductase family protein, whose product is MSEFTKTLCPYCGVGCGLEVSPPAQHGKATNRDSQGTPTWRVRGDKAHPSSQGMVCVKGATIAESLDKNRLHYPMVRDSLDQEFRRVSWDEAFNLITQRIQTVRFTQGPEALCMYGSGQFQTEDYYTAQKLMKGCLGSNNFDANSRLCMSSAVAGYIQSFGADGPPCCYDDLELTDCAFLIGTNTAECHPIVFNRLAKYHKKNRKVKMIVVDPRRTPTAEAADLHLAIRPGTDIDLLNGIAHLLMRWNYIDPAFMEDCTSNFSAYAEVIRHYSPDVVANRCGISIEDLETAAHYWGKSGRVLSLWSMGVNQSSEGTAKVRTIINLHLMTGQIGKPGAGPFSLTGQPNAMGGREAGGLSHLLPGYRLVKNAQHRAEVEDFWGLKRGQISPNPGLTAWDMITGLEDGAVGLLWIAATNPAVSMPDLERTKKALLKSPFTIYQDAYYPTETAAFAHVLLPAAQWGEKTGVMTNSERMVTLCSAFREPPREAKADWEIFAEVGRRLGFVKEFAFANSAEVYAEFVKLTSDRPCDMSGVSHEQLQTQGPTQWPHPIKKAKPIFIDSETGLLSFESEAENLTLKTPNAKRLYTDLRFHTPDGRARFAAYHSRGLAEPPDPDYPFVLTTGRLYGHWHTQTRTGHIEKIRQMHPQPFIEIHPRDAAALKINDRDWVEVRSRRGKTKFPAKVTKAIAPGTVFVPMHWGALWATDAEANTLTHSESCPDSLQPELKACAVQLVPVSVEVTIKNYQLQSSQW
- a CDS encoding nitrate reductase associated protein, which produces MADFFEFEADFVDSLRCIPMQVRYKLDTSGIKLKLSDWNQMTQDERQALLELPCNTETDIQAYQNYLQQLILERTGTTPAKLPIEPYPTWMDSRNLPDSLQEKAQEIGVTLTTEQWATLTPLQRFALIKLSRSEHENRNFPKAIAEFNLL
- a CDS encoding phosphate-starvation-inducible PsiE family protein, with the translated sequence MKKLLKRIIAATSDENFMHFIENIEVIVSKILSVLMVLVILAAIGDLGVFLIKELFTAPYGKFNSTLFKIFGLFLNILIALEILENITAYLRKHVFQVELVIVTSLIAIARKIIILDLEKVTGIDIIGLGIAILALSISYLIIRSSNSNHSR